A genome region from Bufo gargarizans isolate SCDJY-AF-19 chromosome 2, ASM1485885v1, whole genome shotgun sequence includes the following:
- the LOC122928370 gene encoding protein NDNF-like translates to MEKVILILCLSISCYMANALSPLHSNRMGDIRRPLPVGQRVDGFLLLDTPVRYYFTVNKTQSAVTIRVTPCESPILWTVSVLSTQDYSEHLIPQKKYHHIGPQRIFVFKGNGEESFSSKVRSDGYYFLDFMSLESDTSIQVFVWNQGDQSVPWPRLPENPRVHIVSVEENKIDLSWEQSLGPAKAEFEYCLFINRKHNYKTLCATELDAKNELEYHQDNLDTKVKKSLNIITEKSKRKEYFYPKSYVKVSDMVEDDNFLSSKSLAGGQRMCVGTSLNATIHDLRPKSLYYVDVFAVNPKDGTSVAYTGTFAETKSQKITQIPKLPDEEMVNIFLKRKGVKIMSINPSINRLRWLFVHSCLYKAHIQIMVNGRIEVSRSVQGAHNFKLLGNPMDNFIISLKSSKGGAGLVKLFTTTAHNHLPFSNLPPDINLSVSKRSCSSATVTWTGTGPGIKYCIYVRHLKHHLDLKLIHKHQNSCLNTNARSRTEKVVCRQAGSQTTLEEHITDLKPGKTYLIDLYFIGLHNNTIKFPSQVVKAQEWCT, encoded by the exons GTATTACTTTACAGTGAACAAAACTCAGAGTGCAGTAACCATAAGAGTGACTCCCTGTGAATCGCCAATCTTGTGGACGGTGTCTGTCCTCTCCACTCAGG ATTATTCTGAGCACCTCATTCCTCAAAAAAAGTATCATCACATAGGCCCTCAGAGAATATTTGTTTTCAAAGGAAATGGAGAAGAATCATTCTCATCCAAAGTGAGGTCCGATGGCTATTACTTTCTTGATTTCATGTCACTCGAATCCGACACAAGTATACAGGTCTTTGTCTGGAACCAAGGGGATCAATCTGTCCCATGGCCTAGACTCCCAGAAAATCCTCGGGTACATATCGTTTCAGTAGAAGAAAACAAAATTGATTTGTCTTGGGAACAAAGCTTGGGGCCTGCTAAGGCTGAGTTTGAGTACTGCTTGTTTATCAATAGGAAACATAACTACAAGACATTGTGTGCGACTGAGCTAGATGCAAAGAATGAACTTGAATATCATCAAGACAATTTAGATACCAAAGTAAAGAAATCACTAAATATAATTACGGAGAAGTCCAAAAGGAAAGAATATTTTTACCCAAAGTCCTATGTGAAGGTTTCAGATATGGTGGAAGATGATAACTTTTTGTCTTCTAAATCTTTGGCTGGAGGTCAAAGAATGTGTGTGGGGACTTCCCTAAATGCTACTATACATGATCTAAGACCTAAAAGCCTTTACTATGTTGATGTCTTTGCCGTGAATCCTAAGGATGGTACTAGTGTGGCTTATACTGGTACTTTTGCTGAGACCAAATCCCAAAAAATAACCCAGATACCAAAACTTCCTGATGAAGAAATGGTGAACATTTTTCTGAAACGTAAAGGTGTTAAAATAATGAGTATCAATCCATCTATCAATAGATTAAGATGGCTTTTTGTCCATTCCTGCCTCTATAAAGCTCATATACAAATCATGGTAAATGGTCGAATAGAAGTTTCTAGAAGTGTGCAAGGAGCCCACAATTTCAAACTTCTTGGAAATCCAATGGATAACTTTATCATTAGCTTAAAATCAAGTAAAGGAGGTGCAGGCTTGGTGAAGCTCTTTACTACTACTGCTCATAATCATTTACCATTTTCCAACTTACCTCCTGACATCAACTTGTCTGTATCTAAGAGATCATGCTCTTCTGCCACAGTGACCTGGACAGGAACTGGTCCTGGAATCAAGTACTGCATCTACGTCAGACACCTAAAGCATCATTTGGATCTGAAGCTGATACACAAACATCAGAACAGCTGCCTAAACACTAATGCTAGATCAAGGACTGAGAAAGTTGTTTGTCGACAGGCTGGAAGTCAAACTACTTTGGAAGAGCATATAACAGATTTGAAACCTGGCAAAACCTATCTCATTGATCTGTACTTTATTGGCCTCCATAACAACACAATAAAGTTCCCAAGTCAGGTTGTGAAGGCTCAGGAATGGTGTACTTAA